A genomic stretch from Mesoplodon densirostris isolate mMesDen1 chromosome 3, mMesDen1 primary haplotype, whole genome shotgun sequence includes:
- the PTGER1 gene encoding prostaglandin E2 receptor EP1 subtype, with protein MSPCGPLNLSLAGEVTTCTAPRASNTSAGPLSDLAGASPALPIFSMTLGAVSNVLALALLAQAASRLRRRRSAATFLLFVASLLATDLAGHVIPGALVLRLYAAGRSPAGGACHFLGGCMVFFGLCPLLLGCGMAVERCVGVTRPLLHAAGVSVARARLTLAALAAVALAVALLPLARVGRYELQYPGTWCFIGLGPAGGWRQSLLAGLFAGLGLASLLAALVCNTLSGLALLRARWCRRSRQHFPSGGPDSRRHWGGHGPRPASASSASSASSVASASAAPGGSLGRGSARRARAHDVEMVGQLIGIMVVSCICWSPLLVLVVLAIAGWGPSSLQQPLFLAVRLASWNQILDPWVYILLRRAVLRQLLLLLPSRASAKGSPRGLGLMRSAWEANSLRSSRHSGLSHF; from the exons ATGAGCCCTTGCGGGCCCCTCAACCTAAGCCTGGCGGGCGAGGTGACCACGTGTACAGCACCCAGGGCCTCCAACACCTCCGCCGGACCGCTGTCGGACCTGGCGGGCGCGTCACCCGCGCTGCCCATCTTCTCCATGACGCTGGGCGCCGTGTCCAACGTGCTGGCGCTGGCGCTGCTGGCGCAGGCCGCGAGCCGTCTGCGGCGCCGCCGCTCGGCAGCCACCTTCCTGCTGTTCGTCGCCAGCCTCCTGGCCACCGACCTGGCGGGCCACGTGATCCCGGGTGCGCTGGTGCTGCGCCTGTACGCGGCGGGGCGCTCGCCGGCCGGCGGCGCCTGCCACTTCCTGGGCGGATGCATGGTCTTTTTCGGCCTGTGCCCGCTGTTACTGGGCTGCGGCATGGCCGTGGAGCGCTGCGTGGGCGTCACGCGGCCGCTGCTGCACGCAGCCGGCGTCTCTGTGGCCCGCGCGCGGTTGACTTTGGCCGCGCTGGCCGCCGTGGCCTTGGCCGTGGCGCTGCTGCCATTGGCGCGCGTGGGCCGCTACGAGCTGCAGTACCCGGGTACGTGGTGCTTCATCGGTCTGGGCCCGGCGGGAGGCTGGCGCCAGTCGTTGCTCGCCGGCCTTTTCGCCGGCCTCGGCTTGGCCTCGCTGCTCGCCGCGCTCGTGTGCAACACGCTCAGCGGCCTTGCCCTGCTGCGCGCCCGCTGGTGCCGCCGCTCTCGACAGCACTTCCCGTCTGGAGGCCCCGACAGCCGCCGTCACTGGGGAGGGCACGGACCCCGCCCGGCCTCCGCCTCGTCCGCCTCGTCCGCCTCGTCCGTCGCTTCGGCCTCCGCCGCCCCCGGCGGCTCCCTGGGCCGTGGCTCAGCGCGGCGAGCCCGTGCCCACGATGTGGAGATGGTGGGCCAGCTCATAGGCATCATGGTGGTGTCGTGCATCTGCTGGAGCCCCCTGCTG GTGTTGGTGGTGCTGGCTATCGCGGGCTGGGGCCCCAGCTCCCTGCAGCAGCCGCTGTTTTTGGCCGTGCGCCTCGCCTCGTGGAACCAGATTCTGGACCCCTGGGTGTATATCTTGCTGCGCCGGGCTGTGCTTCGCCAACTGCTTCTCCTCCTGCCTTCAAGGGCAAGTGCCAAGGGCAGCCCCAGGGGGCTGGGCCTAATGAGGAGCGCTTGGGAGGCCAACTCGCTGCGCAGCTCCCGGCACAGTGGCCTCAGTCACTTCTAG